The following are from one region of the Pectobacterium actinidiae genome:
- a CDS encoding virB8 family protein produces MSETENIIASSRTFESVLLEKDEREKKLAWRIAAIGFALAAMAITALIILLPLKTTEIELWSVDKQTGRYEYMTRIKEQNISTEKALAQALAAHYVRLREGYNYFALQRDYDNVQLFNSDSVNRDYLDGFNSNQAPDVIFNKAEYVVSIDIISNVHATATDPDHLANLRIKRTIRRIVDNSVKTDVWNIRLTYRYLPRKQLTDSQREVNPLGFSVTSYQRDKELRVE; encoded by the coding sequence ATGTCTGAAACAGAAAACATCATTGCGTCATCCCGTACCTTTGAATCTGTCCTGCTGGAAAAAGATGAACGGGAAAAAAAGCTGGCGTGGCGAATAGCGGCCATAGGGTTTGCTTTGGCCGCTATGGCGATCACCGCACTGATTATTCTGCTGCCGCTGAAAACCACCGAAATCGAATTATGGTCGGTGGATAAACAAACCGGGCGCTATGAATATATGACCCGGATTAAAGAGCAGAATATTTCCACTGAAAAAGCACTGGCTCAGGCGTTAGCTGCGCATTACGTCAGGCTCCGCGAGGGCTATAACTATTTTGCTCTCCAGCGCGATTATGACAATGTGCAGTTATTCAACAGCGACAGCGTGAACCGGGATTATCTCGACGGTTTTAACAGCAATCAGGCACCCGATGTCATTTTCAATAAAGCAGAATACGTCGTGTCTATCGACATTATTTCCAACGTTCACGCGACCGCGACAGATCCTGACCATCTGGCGAATTTACGCATTAAACGGACTATCCGCCGCATTGTCGATAACTCGGTTAAAACAGATGTCTGGAACATTCGTCTGACTTATCGCTACCTCCCCCGCAAACAACTGACCGACAGCCAACGAGAAGTGAATCCGCTGGGGTTCAGCGTGACCAGTTACCAGCGAGATAAAGAACTGAGGGTTGAATGA